A stretch of Pseudolysobacter antarcticus DNA encodes these proteins:
- a CDS encoding TerC family protein yields the protein MWIALLTLSALEIVLGVDNLVFISIAVSKLPVERRSLARRFGLALACGTRILLLLSLAYLSRMDDTHFSLFEFFGQEISIRDLILIGGGIFLIVKGAMEIHDAIFGGAEDPKHVHVVASFGLVIAQIAVIDIVFSLDSVITAVGMVSNIPVMVAAIVLSVMVMIFAADKMGEIIERYPTVKMLALAFLLLVGVVLIAEGFEIHIPRGYLYCAMAFSLSVEALNQFAQRKRAQRGAS from the coding sequence ATGTGGATCGCCTTGTTGACGCTGAGCGCACTCGAAATCGTGCTCGGCGTGGACAACCTCGTTTTCATCTCGATCGCGGTCAGCAAGTTGCCGGTCGAGCGCCGTTCGCTGGCACGCCGTTTCGGTCTCGCGCTGGCCTGCGGCACACGCATTTTATTGCTGTTGTCGCTGGCGTACCTGTCGCGCATGGACGATACGCACTTCAGCCTGTTCGAGTTCTTCGGTCAGGAAATCTCGATCCGTGATCTGATTCTGATCGGCGGTGGCATCTTCCTGATCGTCAAGGGCGCGATGGAAATCCACGACGCCATTTTCGGCGGCGCCGAAGATCCGAAACATGTGCATGTGGTTGCCAGTTTTGGATTGGTGATCGCGCAGATCGCGGTGATCGATATCGTGTTCTCGCTCGACTCGGTCATCACTGCCGTGGGCATGGTCAGCAATATTCCGGTGATGGTGGCGGCGATCGTGTTGTCGGTGATGGTGATGATTTTCGCCGCGGATAAAATGGGCGAAATCATCGAGCGCTATCCGACAGTGAAGATGCTGGCGCTGGCCTTTTTGTTGCTGGTCGGCGTGGTGCTTATCGCTGAAGGATTCGAGATCCACATTCCGCGCGGCTACCTGTATTGCGCGATGGCGTTCTCGCTGAGTGTCGAGGCGCTCAACCAGTTCGCACAACGCAAGCGCGCACAACGCGGCGCGAGCTGA
- a CDS encoding LemA family protein: MTLLRALLLLLILSLLSGCGYNAIQQKDEDVKAAWSEVLNQYQRRADLVPNLVSTVKGYAQQEQDVLIKVTEARASVGKLNMTPEVLNDPALLSKFQAAQSELSGALSRLLVVTENYPQLKSDALFQNLQSQLEGTENRITVARNRFVQSVQGYNTYVRSFPQNITARMFGYGVKPNFAVENEKAISTAPTVSFDKPATAPATQPATPPPAPAPAH, from the coding sequence ATGACCTTGTTACGCGCATTGTTGCTGCTGTTGATTCTCTCGCTGCTGTCCGGCTGCGGCTACAACGCGATCCAGCAGAAAGACGAAGACGTCAAAGCAGCTTGGTCGGAAGTGCTCAATCAATATCAACGTCGCGCCGATCTGGTGCCGAACCTTGTGAGTACGGTCAAAGGTTATGCGCAGCAAGAGCAGGATGTGCTGATCAAGGTGACCGAGGCGCGCGCGAGTGTCGGCAAGCTCAATATGACGCCAGAAGTGCTAAATGATCCCGCGCTGCTGAGCAAATTCCAGGCCGCGCAGAGCGAGCTTTCCGGTGCGCTGTCGCGCCTGCTGGTGGTAACCGAAAATTATCCGCAGCTGAAATCCGACGCCTTGTTCCAGAATCTGCAATCGCAGCTCGAAGGCACCGAAAATCGCATCACCGTGGCGCGCAATCGCTTTGTGCAATCGGTGCAGGGCTACAACACTTACGTGCGCAGTTTTCCGCAAAATATCACCGCGCGCATGTTCGGTTATGGCGTCAAGCCGAACTTTGCGGTGGAGAATGAAAAGGCGATTTCGACCGCGCCAACCGTGAGTTTTGACAAGCCCGCCACAGCGCCGGCGACGCAGCCTGCAACACCGCCGCCTGCACCCGCGCCAGCACATTGA
- a CDS encoding TPM domain-containing protein → MARPFSRWIGASLVLLVLFHFDNAHADTANGLIAIPALKARVTDLSNTLSAPQTQQLESELAALEQRKGSQLVVLIVPSTLPEAIEDYSIRVAEAWKIGRKSADGKKVDDGVILLVAKNDHKLRIEVGYGLEGAITDVLAASIIRDYIAPKLRQNDFAGGIEAGTQALSKLIDGETLPPAWRAHQGAQQNNGDNSGAWLPAVFMAWFVAVFLRGIGGGLPTLLRGGLCGIAAAGVAWWAVGSVLIALAIGAGGFVFGLLASTGGALASRGGIGGFGGGGFGGGSFGSGGGGGFSGGGGSFGGGGASGSW, encoded by the coding sequence ATGGCCAGACCATTCTCGCGCTGGATTGGGGCGAGTCTGGTTTTGCTTGTGCTTTTTCATTTCGATAACGCCCACGCGGATACCGCGAATGGCCTCATCGCAATCCCTGCGCTGAAGGCGCGAGTCACTGATCTGAGCAATACGCTGTCGGCGCCGCAAACACAGCAACTCGAATCCGAACTTGCCGCACTCGAACAACGCAAAGGTAGCCAGCTGGTCGTGCTGATCGTACCCAGCACGTTGCCCGAAGCGATCGAGGATTACAGTATTCGTGTGGCCGAAGCGTGGAAGATCGGGCGCAAGTCCGCTGACGGCAAAAAAGTCGACGACGGCGTGATCTTGCTGGTCGCGAAGAACGATCACAAACTGCGCATCGAGGTGGGTTATGGCCTCGAAGGTGCGATCACCGACGTGCTCGCCGCAAGCATTATCCGTGACTACATCGCGCCGAAATTGCGCCAGAACGATTTCGCTGGCGGCATCGAAGCCGGCACGCAGGCGTTGAGCAAACTCATCGACGGCGAAACATTGCCGCCGGCATGGCGGGCGCATCAAGGCGCGCAACAGAACAATGGCGACAACTCGGGTGCTTGGCTTCCTGCGGTATTCATGGCGTGGTTCGTCGCCGTATTCCTGCGTGGCATCGGCGGCGGGCTGCCAACGTTGCTGCGTGGCGGGTTGTGCGGTATCGCGGCAGCCGGCGTGGCGTGGTGGGCGGTTGGTTCGGTACTGATCGCGTTGGCGATCGGCGCCGGCGGTTTTGTGTTCGGATTGCTCGCCTCGACCGGCGGTGCGCTGGCCTCGCGCGGCGGCATCGGCGGGTTCGGTGGCGGTGGGTTTGGCGGCGGCAGTTTCGGTAGTGGAGGCGGAGGCGGCTTCAGCGGCGGCGGCGGCAGTTTTGGTGGCGGCGGCGCTTCGGGGAGCTGGTGA
- a CDS encoding TPM domain-containing protein, translating into MAMPRLLRHLFAGHGARRFFPAASMQRIQQTITASENIHRGQIVFAVENALSPGALFAKVDAAQRARDVFGLLRVWDTTHNSGVLIYLLLADRRVEIVADRAIHAVVGNTAWEFICGEMQQRFALGEFEQGVIVGIEAISSLLAKYFPLGADEKNPNELSDRPIIL; encoded by the coding sequence ATGGCCATGCCCAGACTATTGCGTCATCTTTTTGCAGGTCATGGGGCGCGTCGTTTTTTTCCCGCAGCAAGCATGCAGCGCATCCAGCAAACCATCACCGCGAGCGAAAACATACATCGCGGCCAAATTGTTTTTGCCGTGGAAAACGCACTGTCGCCCGGTGCGCTATTTGCCAAGGTCGATGCCGCACAGCGCGCGCGCGATGTGTTCGGTCTGCTGCGTGTTTGGGATACCACACACAACAGCGGCGTATTGATTTATCTGCTGCTAGCGGATCGGCGCGTCGAGATCGTCGCCGATCGTGCGATCCACGCCGTGGTCGGCAATACCGCATGGGAATTCATCTGTGGCGAGATGCAACAACGTTTCGCGCTCGGTGAATTCGAGCAAGGCGTGATTGTCGGCATCGAAGCCATCAGCTCGCTGCTGGCGAAATATTTTCCGTTGGGCGCGGACGAAAAAAATCCGAACGAATTATCCGATCGTCCGATCATTCTTTGA
- a CDS encoding type II toxin-antitoxin system HigB family toxin produces MRIISRSTLQAFSKSRAARRDAKAPIDAWFKQAHEATWQSPADVKASFGTASILLDGRVVFNIAGNKYRLIVWINYAYSVVYVRFIGTHKEYDAIDAQTI; encoded by the coding sequence ATGCGCATCATATCCCGCTCAACACTCCAAGCCTTCTCCAAAAGCCGCGCTGCGCGCCGGGATGCCAAAGCTCCGATTGATGCATGGTTCAAGCAGGCGCATGAGGCTACTTGGCAATCGCCAGCGGACGTGAAAGCCAGTTTTGGCACTGCCAGCATTCTTCTGGATGGTCGTGTTGTGTTCAACATCGCCGGCAACAAGTATCGACTGATCGTGTGGATCAACTATGCCTACAGCGTGGTGTACGTGCGCTTCATTGGCACGCACAAGGAATATGACGCTATCGACGCGCAGACCATCTAA
- a CDS encoding helix-turn-helix domain-containing protein has translation MNIKPIKTDVDHKAALKEIEGLMNARFGTPEGDRLDILATLVEAYEEKHFPMDLPDAISAIKFRMEQAGLTVQDLVPAIGRTNRVYEVLNGTRSLTLPMIWKLHEMFGIPAESLIKPPHRVHAA, from the coding sequence ATGAATATCAAACCGATCAAAACCGATGTCGACCACAAGGCGGCCCTCAAAGAGATCGAGGGCTTGATGAATGCACGCTTTGGAACCCCGGAGGGCGACAGGCTCGATATCCTCGCAACGCTTGTTGAAGCGTACGAGGAAAAGCATTTCCCCATGGATCTTCCCGACGCTATTTCAGCGATCAAATTCCGCATGGAGCAAGCCGGGCTTACTGTTCAAGACTTGGTGCCAGCGATCGGACGTACCAATCGTGTTTACGAAGTTTTGAATGGCACACGGTCGCTTACGCTTCCGATGATCTGGAAGCTGCACGAGATGTTCGGCATTCCTGCGGAGAGCCTTATCAAGCCGCCTCACCGCGTGCATGCCGCCTGA
- the thrS gene encoding threonine--tRNA ligase: MLNITLPDGSKRNYEQAVSVQDIAASIGAGLAKAALAGKVDGKLVDTSFVIDHDAALEIVTEKHADALEIIRHSTAHLLAQAVQRLFPKAQVTIGPVIENGFFYDFAFERPFTPDDLVVIEKEMEKIAKENLGVTRSVMGRDAATVFFREKGEEYKAQIIESIPANEDLSLYAQGDFIDLCRGPHVPSTGKLKAFKLMKVAGAYWRGDHNNAMLTRIYGTAWLNKADLDAYLHLLEEAEKRDHRKIGKALDLFHMQEEAPGLVFWHPKGWAIWQVVEQYMRKVYRASGYQEVRCPQILDQSLWQKTGHWENYRDNMFTTSSENRDYALKPMNCPGHVQIYNHGLHSYRELPIRYGEFGACHRNEPSGALHGIMRVRGFTQDDGHIFCTDAQIEGEVTAFHTQAMHVYGDFGFSDIALKLALRPDKRIGTDEVWDKAEATLRSALRACGVTWEELPGEGAFYGPKIEYHMKDSLGRAWQVGTMQVDFSMPGLLGAEYVAEDSSRKTPVMLHRAIVGSMERFIGILIEHHAGNLPSWLAPVQAMALNITGAQADYVDQFTQTLVQQGLRVQSDLRNEKVGYKIREHTLQKVPYLLVAGDREKENGTISVRMRNGEDLGTMTAAEFAERLRAEALR, from the coding sequence ATGCTGAATATCACGCTACCCGACGGCAGCAAACGCAATTACGAGCAAGCCGTTTCCGTGCAGGACATCGCTGCCTCGATCGGCGCCGGGCTGGCGAAAGCCGCGCTCGCCGGCAAGGTTGATGGCAAGCTCGTCGATACGAGTTTTGTCATCGATCACGATGCCGCGCTCGAAATCGTCACCGAGAAACATGCCGACGCGCTCGAAATCATTCGCCATTCCACCGCGCATCTGCTGGCGCAGGCCGTGCAACGGTTATTTCCGAAAGCGCAGGTGACGATCGGCCCGGTGATCGAGAACGGATTTTTCTACGACTTCGCTTTCGAGCGCCCGTTCACACCGGATGATCTGGTCGTCATCGAAAAAGAAATGGAAAAGATTGCCAAGGAAAATCTCGGCGTCACGCGCTCGGTGATGGGGCGCGATGCGGCGACGGTTTTCTTCCGCGAAAAAGGCGAGGAATACAAGGCGCAGATCATCGAGAGCATTCCGGCCAACGAGGATCTGTCGCTGTACGCGCAGGGCGATTTCATCGATCTGTGTCGTGGTCCGCACGTGCCTTCGACCGGCAAGCTCAAGGCGTTCAAGCTTATGAAAGTGGCCGGCGCGTATTGGCGCGGCGATCACAATAACGCGATGCTGACGCGCATCTACGGCACGGCCTGGCTCAACAAGGCCGACCTCGACGCGTACCTGCATCTGCTCGAAGAAGCCGAGAAACGCGATCACCGCAAGATCGGCAAGGCGCTGGATCTTTTCCATATGCAGGAAGAGGCGCCGGGCCTGGTGTTCTGGCATCCCAAAGGCTGGGCGATCTGGCAGGTGGTTGAGCAATACATGCGCAAGGTTTATCGCGCGAGTGGTTACCAGGAAGTGCGTTGTCCGCAGATTCTCGATCAGTCGTTGTGGCAGAAAACCGGGCACTGGGAAAATTATCGCGACAACATGTTCACCACGTCATCGGAGAATCGTGATTACGCGCTGAAGCCGATGAATTGTCCGGGCCACGTGCAGATCTACAATCACGGTCTGCACAGTTATCGCGAATTGCCGATTCGTTATGGCGAGTTCGGCGCATGTCATCGCAATGAGCCGTCCGGTGCCTTGCACGGCATCATGCGTGTGCGTGGTTTCACTCAGGACGACGGTCACATTTTCTGCACCGATGCGCAGATCGAAGGTGAGGTCACAGCGTTTCATACCCAGGCGATGCATGTCTACGGCGATTTCGGTTTCAGCGATATCGCACTCAAACTCGCGCTGCGTCCGGACAAGCGCATCGGTACCGATGAAGTGTGGGACAAGGCCGAAGCTACGCTGCGCTCGGCGTTGCGTGCTTGCGGCGTGACGTGGGAAGAATTGCCCGGCGAAGGTGCGTTCTACGGCCCGAAAATCGAATACCACATGAAGGATTCGCTCGGCCGCGCTTGGCAAGTCGGCACGATGCAGGTCGATTTTTCGATGCCCGGTTTGCTCGGCGCGGAATACGTGGCCGAGGATTCGAGCCGCAAGACGCCGGTCATGTTGCATCGTGCGATCGTCGGCTCGATGGAGCGATTCATCGGCATTCTGATCGAACACCATGCCGGCAACCTGCCGTCGTGGCTCGCGCCGGTGCAAGCGATGGCGCTGAATATCACCGGCGCCCAGGCTGATTATGTCGATCAGTTCACGCAAACCCTTGTGCAGCAAGGTTTACGCGTACAATCCGACTTGAGAAACGAGAAAGTAGGCTATAAAATCCGCGAACATACGTTGCAGAAAGTTCCGTATCTGCTGGTCGCGGGTGATCGCGAAAAAGAGAACGGAACCATTTCCGTGCGCATGCGTAACGGCGAAGATCTGGGTACTATGACGGCTGCCGAGTTTGCCGAGCGCTTGCGCGCCGAGGCTTTGCGCTGA
- the infC gene encoding translation initiation factor IF-3, protein MLEDSLIATDKTNRKNLEIRVPRVRVIDAEGEQAGVMTRDEALSMAQELGLDLVEIQPTADPPVCRIMDFGKFKFEQQKKAHAAKKKQKQVEIKELKFRPSTEDGDYDVKMRNLKRFLEEGDKVKITIRFKGREMAHTELGELMVKRIQADILEDAVIESYPRLEGRQMVMMIAPKKK, encoded by the coding sequence TTGCTGGAGGATTCACTAATCGCCACCGATAAGACTAATCGCAAGAACCTGGAAATCCGAGTCCCGCGCGTCCGCGTGATCGACGCCGAAGGCGAGCAAGCCGGTGTCATGACGCGCGATGAAGCGCTGAGCATGGCGCAGGAACTCGGCCTCGATCTGGTCGAGATTCAACCGACCGCCGATCCGCCGGTCTGCCGCATCATGGATTTCGGCAAGTTCAAGTTCGAGCAGCAGAAAAAAGCGCATGCCGCGAAGAAAAAACAGAAACAGGTCGAGATCAAGGAGCTGAAGTTCCGTCCCTCGACCGAAGACGGTGATTACGACGTCAAGATGCGCAACTTGAAACGCTTTCTTGAAGAGGGCGACAAGGTCAAGATCACGATCCGCTTCAAGGGTCGCGAAATGGCGCATACCGAACTCGGCGAGCTCATGGTCAAGCGCATCCAGGCCGATATTCTCGAAGATGCGGTGATCGAGAGTTATCCGCGCCTCGAAGGCCGCCAGATGGTCATGATGATCGCGCCGAAGAAAAAATAA
- the rpmI gene encoding 50S ribosomal protein L35, which translates to MPKMKTNRAAAKRFRKTASGKFKCGHAFKSHILTKKSTKRKRGLRATNHVRAEDAGRVARMLPYL; encoded by the coding sequence ATGCCCAAGATGAAGACCAATCGGGCCGCTGCCAAGCGGTTCCGCAAGACGGCTTCCGGCAAGTTCAAATGCGGACATGCCTTCAAGAGCCACATTCTGACCAAGAAGTCGACCAAGCGTAAGCGTGGTTTGCGCGCCACCAACCACGTACGTGCTGAGGACGCCGGTCGCGTCGCTCGCATGCTGCCGTACCTTTAA
- the rplT gene encoding 50S ribosomal protein L20, with product MARVKKGVTARRRHKKVIAKAKGYYNARRKVFRVAKQAVTKAHQYAYIGRKQRKRQFRALWIVRINAAARLYGLSYSRFMNGLKKAEINVDRKMLADIAIHDIKAFAALAEKAKAGLAA from the coding sequence ATGGCACGAGTCAAAAAAGGCGTTACCGCACGCCGCCGTCACAAAAAAGTTATTGCCAAGGCGAAAGGTTATTACAACGCCCGCCGCAAAGTATTCCGCGTTGCCAAACAGGCTGTTACCAAGGCGCATCAATACGCCTACATCGGCCGCAAGCAGCGCAAGCGTCAGTTCCGTGCATTGTGGATCGTGCGTATCAACGCCGCCGCACGTTTGTACGGCCTGAGCTACAGCCGTTTCATGAACGGTTTGAAGAAAGCCGAGATCAACGTCGACCGCAAGATGCTGGCTGATATCGCGATTCACGATATCAAGGCATTTGCCGCATTGGCGGAAAAAGCCAAGGCCGGTCTGGCCGCGTGA
- the pheT gene encoding phenylalanine--tRNA ligase subunit beta produces MKFSENWLREWVNPPADRASLLHRLTMAGLEVESLQILGENLNGVVVGEIISAEKHPNADKLQVCKVSIGTADFLQIVCGAPNARIGLKAPLAMINATLPNGLTIKAAALRGVDSQGMLCSAKELLLSEESNGLFELPNDAIVGQALADYLGLPDATVEIKLTANRPDCLGLRGLAQDVAALYGVPLQESGIAAVAAQIQTVREVRLHAAADCPRYLGRVIEGIDMHAPTPLWMSERLRRSGLRAINAVVDVTNYVMLELGQPMHAFDNATLQGAIIVRRAQDGEILKLLDGSEAKLDEGFLLIADGQKALAIAGIMGGYDSRVSDSTQNIFLESAHFAPPVIMGRARKLGMHTDASHRFERGVDPELPRLAIERATALLTAIAGGKPGPVIEAVIAEHLPQRPPVLLRRARLARVLGMQVEDAEVGAILRGLDMQVETLADGWSATPPSRRFDIEREEDLIEEIARVHGYEKVPVNLPSGQLRLGLAPEVQLAPQRARERLTAHGYLEAINYSFVAAAWLERWGLDAGAATLANPLSVDLAVMRTSLLPGLVAALQHNRRRQQERVRLFELGRVYHAGEVGSQESLRVAAVACGSSTPESWAGASRAIDFHDLKSDLQSVLTLSLDEAAIEWRAADLPYLHPGRSAELWLDGKSIGVIGNLHPRLSKALDLDAEVYIFEIDYALFADGTLPLAQELPRYPSIRRDIAMIVPDNVSYAQVRNCVQNALGDVLKRCFLFDLYSGANLGDGVKSLGLGLILQDATRTLVDQDADHCVAQAVRALEQHFSAKLRG; encoded by the coding sequence ATGAAATTTTCCGAAAACTGGTTGCGCGAATGGGTTAATCCACCGGCAGACCGCGCGAGTTTGTTGCATCGTTTGACGATGGCCGGGCTCGAAGTCGAGTCGCTGCAAATCCTCGGCGAGAACTTGAACGGTGTCGTCGTCGGCGAAATTATCAGCGCCGAAAAACATCCGAATGCCGACAAGCTGCAAGTATGCAAAGTGTCGATCGGCACGGCAGATTTTTTGCAGATCGTCTGCGGTGCACCGAATGCGCGTATCGGCTTGAAAGCACCGCTCGCGATGATCAACGCGACTTTGCCGAACGGTCTCACGATCAAGGCCGCGGCGCTGCGTGGCGTCGATTCGCAAGGCATGTTGTGCTCGGCCAAGGAGCTGTTGCTCAGCGAAGAAAGCAACGGGTTGTTCGAGCTGCCGAACGATGCAATCGTGGGTCAAGCACTTGCCGATTATCTGGGTTTGCCTGATGCGACCGTCGAAATAAAACTCACGGCCAATCGTCCCGATTGTCTTGGCTTGCGTGGCCTCGCGCAGGATGTTGCCGCACTTTATGGCGTGCCATTGCAGGAGTCCGGGATCGCCGCTGTTGCAGCACAAATCCAGACCGTACGTGAAGTGCGCCTGCACGCTGCTGCAGATTGTCCGCGTTATCTCGGTCGGGTGATCGAAGGCATCGACATGCACGCGCCGACGCCGCTGTGGATGAGCGAACGCCTGCGCCGATCCGGCTTGCGCGCGATCAACGCGGTGGTCGACGTCACCAATTACGTGATGCTCGAACTTGGTCAGCCGATGCACGCATTCGATAATGCGACCTTGCAAGGCGCGATCATCGTGCGTCGTGCACAAGATGGCGAAATTCTGAAACTGCTGGATGGCAGTGAGGCCAAACTCGACGAAGGTTTTCTGTTGATCGCCGATGGCCAAAAAGCGCTGGCGATCGCCGGCATTATGGGCGGTTACGATTCCAGGGTCAGCGATTCGACACAAAATATATTTCTGGAAAGTGCGCACTTCGCACCTCCCGTCATCATGGGCCGCGCGCGCAAACTCGGCATGCATACTGATGCGTCGCATCGTTTCGAGCGCGGCGTCGATCCGGAATTGCCACGCCTCGCGATCGAGCGCGCAACCGCGCTGCTCACCGCAATTGCTGGTGGCAAACCGGGGCCGGTGATCGAAGCGGTCATAGCCGAACATTTGCCGCAACGTCCGCCGGTTTTGCTGCGGCGTGCGCGTCTGGCGCGTGTGCTCGGCATGCAGGTGGAGGATGCCGAAGTCGGCGCGATTTTGCGCGGCCTCGATATGCAGGTCGAAACTCTCGCCGATGGCTGGTCGGCGACACCACCGTCGCGGCGTTTCGATATCGAGCGTGAAGAAGATCTGATCGAAGAAATCGCGCGCGTGCATGGCTACGAAAAAGTGCCGGTGAATTTGCCGAGTGGTCAACTTCGCCTCGGCCTTGCGCCAGAAGTGCAACTGGCACCGCAACGCGCCCGTGAACGCCTGACCGCGCACGGTTATCTCGAAGCGATCAACTACAGTTTTGTCGCCGCGGCATGGCTCGAACGCTGGGGCCTGGACGCTGGCGCCGCCACACTTGCCAATCCGTTGTCGGTCGATCTCGCGGTGATGCGCACGTCGTTGCTGCCGGGGCTGGTGGCCGCGCTGCAGCACAATCGCCGCCGCCAGCAGGAGCGCGTGCGTCTGTTCGAGCTCGGGCGTGTCTATCACGCCGGCGAGGTTGGCTCGCAGGAAAGCTTGCGCGTTGCCGCAGTCGCCTGTGGTTCGTCGACGCCGGAAAGCTGGGCCGGTGCATCGCGCGCGATCGATTTCCATGATCTCAAGTCCGACCTGCAAAGTGTGCTCACATTGAGCCTGGATGAAGCCGCGATTGAGTGGCGTGCGGCCGATCTGCCGTATCTGCACCCGGGGCGTTCGGCCGAGTTGTGGTTGGACGGAAAATCGATCGGCGTGATCGGCAACCTGCATCCGCGTTTGAGCAAGGCGCTGGATCTGGATGCCGAGGTGTATATCTTTGAGATCGACTACGCGCTTTTCGCCGACGGCACCTTGCCGCTCGCGCAAGAGTTGCCGCGTTACCCGAGTATTCGACGCGATATCGCGATGATCGTGCCCGACAATGTGAGTTACGCGCAGGTGCGGAATTGCGTGCAAAACGCCTTGGGTGACGTGCTGAAACGCTGTTTCCTGTTCGATTTGTATAGCGGTGCGAATTTGGGCGACGGTGTAAAAAGCCTCGGCTTGGGCTTGATTTTGCAGGACGCAACGCGCACTCTTGTCGATCAGGACGCCGACCATTGTGTGGCACAGGCAGTGCGCGCCCTGGAACAGCATTTCAGTGCTAAGTTACGGGGGTAG
- the ihfA gene encoding integration host factor subunit alpha gives MALTKAELAERLFLDVGLNKREAKEFVDAFFEVVRDALERGEQVKLSGFGNFDLRKKNQRPGRNPKTGEEIPISARRVVTFRPGQKLKVRVEAYAGSGQ, from the coding sequence ATGGCTTTGACCAAAGCGGAATTGGCGGAACGTCTGTTTCTAGACGTGGGCCTCAACAAGCGTGAAGCCAAGGAATTCGTCGACGCCTTTTTTGAGGTGGTGCGCGATGCGTTGGAGCGTGGCGAACAAGTCAAACTGTCCGGTTTCGGCAATTTCGATCTGCGCAAGAAAAATCAGCGTCCCGGACGCAACCCCAAGACGGGCGAAGAGATTCCCATCTCGGCGCGCCGCGTGGTGACGTTCCGTCCAGGTCAAAAATTGAAGGTCCGGGTCGAAGCATATGCTGGATCAGGGCAGTAA
- a CDS encoding MerR family transcriptional regulator → MLDQGSNAELPAIPAKRYFTIGEVSELCGVKPHVLRYWEQEFSNLNPVKRRGNRRYYQRHDVLMIRQIRSLLYDEGFTITGARQRLEGQQSRVETSISNQIVRQVRMELEEVLLILRR, encoded by the coding sequence ATGCTGGATCAGGGCAGTAACGCCGAGCTGCCGGCTATTCCGGCAAAACGCTACTTCACGATCGGTGAGGTCAGCGAGCTGTGTGGCGTCAAGCCGCATGTGCTGCGTTATTGGGAGCAGGAATTTTCCAACCTCAATCCGGTCAAGCGGCGCGGCAATCGACGTTATTATCAGCGTCACGATGTGCTGATGATTCGGCAAATCCGCAGTCTGTTATACGACGAAGGTTTCACCATCACCGGCGCTCGCCAGCGTCTCGAAGGGCAACAATCGCGCGTCGAAACCAGCATCTCGAATCAGATCGTGCGCCAGGTTCGCATGGAGCTCGAAGAAGTGCTGCTGATCCTGCGCAGATAG
- the pip gene encoding prolyl aminopeptidase, whose amino-acid sequence MQENHERRTLYPEIAAYDTGMLPVSELHTLYYEQCGNPAGKPVVFLHGGPGAGCNSNARRFFDPKHYRIVLFDQRGCGRSTPHAELTDNTTWHLVADIERLREHLGIERWQVFGGSWGSTLALAYAQTHTERVTELVLRGIFMLRRWELEWFYQHGCSALFADAWEEYLKPIPQVERGDLMSAYYRRLTSTDSAQRLAAAKAWSIWEASTSYLFQDKGHISSSAGDEFALAFARIECHYFVNGGFLECDDQLLRDVARLRDIPAVIVQGRYDVVCPMRSAWDLHRAWPQADLRIVADAGHSALEPGNVHELIRATDRFR is encoded by the coding sequence ATGCAAGAAAATCACGAGCGCCGCACCTTGTATCCCGAAATTGCTGCTTATGATACGGGCATGCTGCCAGTATCCGAGCTGCATACCCTGTATTACGAACAATGCGGCAACCCTGCCGGCAAGCCGGTGGTGTTTCTGCACGGTGGGCCGGGGGCGGGTTGCAACAGCAATGCGCGACGTTTCTTCGATCCGAAGCATTACCGCATCGTATTGTTTGATCAGCGCGGCTGCGGACGTTCGACGCCGCATGCGGAACTCACCGATAACACTACCTGGCATCTGGTCGCCGATATCGAGCGATTGCGCGAGCATCTCGGCATCGAGCGCTGGCAGGTATTCGGCGGCTCGTGGGGTTCGACATTGGCACTGGCCTATGCGCAAACGCATACCGAGCGTGTCACCGAGCTGGTATTGCGCGGCATCTTCATGCTGCGCCGCTGGGAGCTCGAATGGTTTTATCAGCACGGTTGCAGTGCGCTGTTCGCGGATGCATGGGAGGAATATCTCAAGCCGATTCCGCAGGTCGAGCGCGGCGATTTGATGAGCGCCTATTACCGCCGCCTGACGAGTACCGATTCAGCGCAGCGGCTGGCCGCAGCAAAAGCGTGGTCGATATGGGAGGCGAGCACGAGTTACCTGTTTCAGGATAAAGGACATATTTCTTCGAGTGCGGGCGACGAATTCGCGCTCGCCTTCGCGCGTATCGAATGCCATTATTTCGTCAACGGTGGTTTTCTCGAATGCGACGATCAATTGTTGCGTGATGTTGCGCGATTGCGCGATATTCCGGCAGTCATCGTGCAGGGTCGTTACGATGTCGTATGTCCGATGCGTAGCGCGTGGGATCTGCATCGCGCATGGCCGCAAGCTGATTTGCGCATCGTCGCCGATGCCGGACATTCAGCGCTTGAACCGGGCAACGTCCATGAGCTGATCCGCGCCACGGATCGTTTTCGCTAA